The Streptomyces sp. NBC_01255 genome window below encodes:
- a CDS encoding FHA domain-containing protein: MGERPVAPAAPALILEIDGDATLMDPSRVYRIGRDPTSDFVLSDARASWHHAQLRAVAGHWDLADEGSTNGTFTNGLRVSGVREVGPGTVVRFGHPQDGPRAVLSTAPRAHPPAPPTPEPPHHEAPPPEPPVHETPRPEPPSHETPVHEAPVPAPPVPEPAPPEPAPPEPAPLEPSAPAPPVPAAPLAEPPAAEPLRPSSVSYPAATGTFRQPTSVRPLPAHSIRIGRAPDNDVVVSDLVVSRRHAELRAKPDGTYWIHDLGSHNGTFLNGRRVVDARVTAEDIVGVGRCAFCLIGGQLVEFTDNGEISLDVQELAVTVDHGRKTLLDEVSFPVGQKCLLAVVGPSGAGKSTLLGALTGQRPADRGTVLYDGRDLYRDYAELRQRIGLVPQDDILHLQLTVRRALGYAAELRFPEDTAPAERRARVDEVIRELGLVERAEQPIHSLSGGQRKRVSVALELLTKPSLLFLDEPTSGLDPGMDRSVMHMLRGLADDGRTVVVVTHSVLSLDVCDRLLVLAPGGRVAYYGPPADTLGFFGYTQWPEAFEAFENDRERDWAGQYRSSHFHRRYVSDATARPLLPTGDGGPSGAVPLVPETDPPPKAQSWGSQLRTLVRRYTAALSADRTFLAIMIALPFVMGAMARALSEGELNPESTLNVLLILCVGGVLTGAANAVRELVKERTIYRRERAVGLSRSAYLASKVVVLGLITVVQAVVLTLVALIGVPLNVPGGKGVLLPPLVEITLAVALLSFTAMMLGLLVSAVVRKEEVTMPLLVLLAIVQVVFCGALLSVRTPGLEQLAWLVPSRWAFAAMGATLDIGEVAPTDKTDDPLMRHTLDAWLFDMGMLVVICLALGVVVARLLRRHEPVVMRR; this comes from the coding sequence ATGGGAGAGCGGCCCGTCGCACCCGCCGCGCCCGCTTTGATCCTCGAGATCGACGGGGACGCGACGCTCATGGACCCGAGCCGCGTCTATCGCATCGGGCGCGACCCCACCAGCGACTTCGTGCTCTCGGACGCCCGGGCGTCCTGGCACCACGCACAGTTGCGCGCCGTCGCCGGCCACTGGGACCTGGCGGACGAGGGCAGCACGAACGGCACCTTCACGAACGGGCTGAGGGTGTCGGGGGTACGGGAGGTCGGCCCCGGCACGGTCGTACGGTTCGGACACCCGCAGGACGGCCCGCGCGCGGTGCTCTCGACCGCGCCCCGGGCCCACCCGCCGGCACCCCCGACCCCGGAGCCGCCGCACCACGAGGCCCCGCCGCCCGAGCCGCCGGTCCACGAAACCCCGCGCCCCGAGCCGCCGAGCCACGAAACCCCGGTCCACGAGGCGCCTGTCCCCGCACCGCCGGTGCCGGAGCCGGCGCCCCCGGAGCCCGCGCCCCCCGAGCCCGCGCCCCTTGAGCCGTCCGCCCCCGCGCCCCCCGTCCCCGCAGCACCCCTCGCGGAGCCCCCTGCCGCCGAGCCGCTGCGACCCTCCTCCGTCTCGTACCCCGCCGCCACCGGCACCTTCCGGCAGCCGACGTCCGTGCGGCCGCTGCCCGCCCACAGCATCAGGATCGGCCGCGCGCCCGACAATGACGTCGTCGTCTCCGACCTCGTCGTCTCCCGCCGTCACGCCGAACTGCGCGCCAAGCCCGACGGCACGTACTGGATCCACGACCTCGGCAGTCACAACGGCACCTTCCTCAACGGCCGCCGCGTCGTGGACGCGCGCGTGACGGCGGAGGACATCGTCGGCGTCGGGCGTTGCGCGTTCTGCCTGATCGGCGGGCAGCTCGTCGAGTTCACCGACAACGGCGAGATCTCCCTCGACGTCCAGGAGCTCGCCGTCACCGTCGACCACGGCCGCAAGACCCTCCTCGACGAGGTGTCGTTCCCGGTGGGCCAGAAGTGCCTGCTCGCGGTCGTCGGACCGTCCGGCGCCGGGAAGTCCACCCTCCTGGGCGCACTCACCGGCCAGCGCCCCGCCGACCGGGGCACCGTGCTCTACGACGGCCGTGACCTGTACCGGGACTACGCCGAGCTGCGCCAGCGCATCGGGCTCGTCCCGCAGGACGACATCCTGCACCTCCAGCTCACCGTCCGGCGGGCCCTCGGCTACGCCGCCGAGCTGCGCTTCCCCGAGGACACGGCGCCGGCCGAGCGCCGCGCCCGGGTCGACGAGGTGATCCGCGAGCTCGGTCTCGTGGAGCGCGCGGAGCAGCCGATCCACAGTCTCTCCGGTGGCCAGCGCAAGCGGGTGAGCGTCGCCCTCGAACTGCTCACCAAGCCCTCGCTCCTCTTCCTCGACGAGCCGACCTCCGGCCTCGACCCGGGCATGGACCGGTCCGTGATGCACATGCTGCGCGGGCTCGCGGACGACGGGCGCACGGTCGTCGTCGTCACGCACAGCGTCCTCAGCCTCGACGTCTGTGACCGGCTGCTCGTCCTCGCCCCCGGCGGCCGGGTGGCCTACTACGGACCGCCCGCGGACACCCTCGGCTTCTTCGGCTACACGCAGTGGCCGGAGGCCTTCGAGGCCTTCGAGAACGACCGGGAGCGCGACTGGGCCGGACAGTACCGGTCCTCACACTTCCACCGCCGGTACGTCTCGGACGCGACCGCGCGCCCGCTGCTGCCCACCGGGGACGGCGGGCCCTCCGGCGCGGTGCCGCTCGTACCGGAAACCGATCCGCCGCCGAAGGCGCAGAGCTGGGGCTCCCAGCTGCGGACCCTGGTCCGCCGGTACACGGCCGCGCTCTCCGCCGACCGCACCTTCCTCGCGATCATGATCGCGCTGCCGTTCGTGATGGGCGCGATGGCCCGCGCCCTGTCCGAGGGCGAGCTCAATCCCGAGTCGACGCTGAACGTGCTGCTCATCCTCTGTGTGGGCGGAGTCCTCACCGGCGCGGCGAACGCCGTGCGCGAGCTGGTCAAGGAGCGCACGATCTACCGGCGCGAGAGAGCCGTCGGACTGTCCCGCTCCGCGTACCTCGCCTCCAAGGTGGTGGTCCTCGGCCTGATCACGGTCGTGCAGGCGGTGGTCCTGACCCTGGTGGCCCTGATCGGCGTCCCGCTGAACGTGCCCGGGGGCAAGGGCGTCCTGCTGCCCCCGCTCGTCGAGATCACGCTCGCCGTCGCGCTCCTCTCCTTCACCGCGATGATGCTCGGCCTCCTCGTGTCGGCCGTGGTCCGCAAGGAGGAGGTGACGATGCCGCTGCTCGTCCTCCTCGCGATCGTGCAGGTGGTGTTCTGCGGGGCGCTCCTGTCGGTGCGTACGCCCGGCCTGGAACAGCTGGCGTGGCTGGTGCCCTCGCGCTGGGCGTTCGCCGCGATGGGCGCGACGCTCGACATCGGGGAGGTCGCGCCGACCGACAAGACCGACGATCCGCTGATGCGCCACACCCTGGACGCCTGGCTGTTCGACATGGGCATGCTGGTCGTGATCTGTCTCGCCCTCGGAGTGGTCGTGGCGCGGCTGCTGCGCCGCCACGAGCCGGTCGTGATGCGGAGGTAG
- a CDS encoding NADP-dependent succinic semialdehyde dehydrogenase, translated as MGIATVNPATGETLRTYEAHGPEEVERRIAAAHEAFRQYRTTSFAERARLMRAAATLLDEDTEDIARTMTVEMGKPIAASRAEAAKCAKAMRWYARNAEELLADEHPAESDVQDSGADLARVHYRPLGPVLAVMPWNFPLWQVIRFAAPALMAGNTGLLKHASNVPRTALYLGDLFRRAGYPDGCFQTLLIGSRDVEAVLRDPRVVAATLTGSEPAGRAVAAVAGDEVKKTVLELGGSDPYIVMPSADIVRAVKTAVTARVQNNGQSCIAAKRFIVHQDVYDDFAERFTAAMNALTVGDPLDESTDVGPLATEQGRTDLESLVDDAVRRGAHVLCGGGRPEAEGLRRGWYYRPTVLTGITPAMRIHLEETFGPVATVYPVRDIEEAVTVANDSPFGLSSNVWTRKEEDIAFFVRDLEAGGVFVNGMTASHPALPFGGIKRSGYGRELSGHGIREFCNATTVWQRA; from the coding sequence ATGGGCATCGCCACGGTGAACCCCGCGACGGGCGAGACGCTGCGCACCTACGAGGCCCACGGGCCCGAGGAGGTCGAGCGGCGCATCGCGGCCGCGCACGAGGCGTTCCGCCAGTACCGCACCACGTCCTTCGCCGAGCGCGCCCGCCTGATGCGGGCCGCCGCCACACTGCTCGACGAGGACACCGAGGACATCGCCCGGACCATGACGGTCGAGATGGGCAAGCCGATCGCCGCCTCCCGCGCCGAGGCCGCCAAGTGCGCCAAGGCCATGCGCTGGTACGCCCGCAACGCCGAGGAACTGCTCGCCGACGAGCATCCGGCCGAGAGCGACGTCCAGGACTCCGGCGCGGACCTGGCCCGCGTCCACTACCGTCCCCTCGGCCCGGTCCTCGCCGTCATGCCGTGGAACTTCCCGCTCTGGCAGGTGATCCGCTTCGCCGCGCCCGCTCTCATGGCGGGCAACACCGGCCTCCTCAAGCACGCCTCCAACGTGCCGAGGACGGCCCTCTACCTCGGCGACCTGTTCCGCCGCGCCGGATATCCGGACGGCTGCTTCCAGACACTCCTCATCGGCTCCCGAGACGTCGAGGCCGTCCTCCGGGACCCCCGGGTCGTCGCCGCCACCCTCACCGGCAGCGAACCCGCCGGCCGGGCCGTCGCCGCCGTCGCGGGCGACGAGGTCAAGAAGACCGTCCTGGAGCTGGGCGGCAGCGACCCGTACATCGTCATGCCCTCCGCCGACATCGTGCGGGCGGTGAAGACCGCCGTCACCGCGCGCGTGCAGAACAACGGCCAGTCCTGCATCGCCGCCAAGCGGTTCATCGTCCACCAGGACGTCTACGACGACTTCGCCGAACGCTTCACCGCCGCCATGAACGCCCTCACCGTGGGCGACCCCCTCGACGAGTCCACCGACGTCGGCCCCCTCGCCACCGAGCAGGGCCGCACCGACCTGGAGAGCCTCGTCGACGACGCCGTACGCCGGGGCGCGCACGTCCTGTGCGGCGGCGGCCGCCCGGAAGCCGAAGGGCTACGGCGGGGCTGGTACTACCGGCCGACCGTGCTCACGGGCATCACCCCCGCGATGCGGATCCACCTGGAGGAGACGTTCGGGCCGGTCGCCACCGTCTACCCGGTGCGTGACATCGAGGAGGCCGTCACCGTCGCCAACGACTCCCCGTTCGGGCTCAGTTCGAACGTCTGGACCCGGAAGGAGGAGGACATCGCCTTCTTCGTCCGCGACCTGGAGGCCGGCGGCGTGTTCGTCAACGGAATGACGGCCTCGCACCCGGCGCTCCCCTTCGGCGGGATCAAGCGCTCCGGCTACGGCCGAGAACTCTCCGGCCACGGCATCCGCGAGTTCTGCAACGCGACCACGGTCTGGCAGCGCGCCTGA
- a CDS encoding class II aldolase/adducin family protein, with product MSTVPPALAAAVGPLPDGVVLPLPPSFETVEEERRYRKEQLAAGFRIFGRLGFSEGVAGHITVRDPGDPNAFWVNPFGVSFNQIKASDLILVDHEGTVLEGRRPVNRAAFVIHSRVHAARPDAVAAAHSHSLHGKAFSSLGIPLDPITQDACAFFEDHGIYDDYRGVVNETEEGERVAKALGGHKAVILKNHGLLTVGHSVAEAVWWFVTMERSCQAQLLAMAAGTPQPIDRETALLTRGQVGGHLAGWFQARPLWDQITASDPDLFD from the coding sequence ATGAGCACCGTGCCGCCCGCGCTCGCCGCCGCTGTCGGGCCGTTGCCCGACGGGGTCGTCCTGCCGCTGCCGCCCTCCTTCGAGACCGTCGAGGAGGAGCGCCGCTACCGCAAGGAGCAGCTCGCCGCCGGGTTCCGGATCTTCGGTCGGCTCGGGTTCTCCGAGGGGGTCGCGGGGCACATCACCGTCCGCGATCCCGGGGATCCGAACGCCTTCTGGGTCAACCCGTTCGGGGTGAGCTTCAACCAGATCAAGGCCTCCGACCTGATCCTGGTGGACCACGAGGGGACCGTCCTCGAAGGGCGCAGGCCCGTGAACCGGGCCGCGTTCGTCATCCACTCGCGCGTCCACGCCGCCCGGCCCGACGCGGTCGCCGCCGCGCACTCGCACTCCCTGCACGGCAAGGCGTTCTCCAGCCTCGGCATCCCACTGGACCCGATCACCCAGGACGCGTGTGCCTTCTTCGAGGACCACGGGATCTACGACGACTACCGGGGCGTGGTGAACGAGACCGAGGAGGGCGAGCGGGTCGCGAAGGCCCTGGGCGGGCACAAGGCCGTCATCCTCAAGAACCACGGCCTCCTGACGGTCGGTCACTCCGTCGCCGAGGCCGTGTGGTGGTTCGTGACCATGGAGCGGTCCTGCCAGGCCCAGCTCCTCGCGATGGCGGCGGGCACCCCGCAGCCGATCGACCGGGAAACGGCACTCCTCACCCGCGGCCAGGTCGGCGGCCACCTCGCGGGCTGGTTCCAGGCGCGCCCCCTGTGGGATCAGATCACCGCGTCCGACCCGGACCTGTTCGACTGA
- a CDS encoding ThuA domain-containing protein — protein MPTADVLIYTRTAGYRHDSIPAGAAALAEIAGDQGWGAEVTEDPAAFTPGRLAGCAAVVLLSTTGTVLTPEGRDAFAAYLRGGGALLAVHAAANAEPDWPFYGELLGTRFDGHPEIQPGTVLVEDPGHPATAPLPGRWAWTDEWYNFTANPRGTGVRILARADETSYSGGTLGDDHPLVWCREVDQGRVFFTALGHSSEAYDDPAFRAHLSGALAWLTA, from the coding sequence GTGCCCACCGCCGACGTGCTGATCTACACCCGCACCGCCGGGTACCGCCACGACTCGATCCCCGCCGGCGCCGCCGCCCTCGCCGAGATCGCCGGCGATCAGGGCTGGGGAGCCGAGGTCACCGAGGACCCGGCGGCCTTCACACCCGGGCGGCTGGCCGGGTGCGCCGCCGTCGTGCTGCTCTCCACCACCGGCACCGTCCTGACGCCCGAGGGGCGCGACGCCTTCGCCGCGTACCTCCGGGGCGGCGGCGCCCTCCTCGCCGTCCACGCGGCGGCCAACGCCGAGCCGGACTGGCCCTTCTACGGGGAGCTCCTCGGCACCCGCTTCGACGGCCACCCGGAGATCCAGCCCGGCACCGTGCTCGTCGAGGACCCCGGCCACCCGGCGACGGCGCCGCTCCCGGGCCGCTGGGCCTGGACCGACGAGTGGTACAACTTCACGGCCAACCCGCGCGGGACGGGCGTACGGATCCTGGCGCGGGCCGACGAGACCTCGTACAGCGGCGGCACCCTCGGCGACGACCACCCGCTGGTGTGGTGCCGGGAGGTCGACCAGGGGCGCGTCTTCTTCACCGCACTCGGGCACTCCTCGGAGGCGTACGACGATCCGGCCTTCCGCGCGCACCTCTCCGGCGCGCTGGCGTGGCTCACCGCCTGA
- a CDS encoding streptophobe family protein, giving the protein MDSVSSRLSTSASPVTPTGLFVRVGVQALAAVVAGYVAMGVVAGLGLWAAGAADLPGGFTAVLAAVVVMAAGGKVDLSGDAGDLAGTQAELTAMPLTVTLVGALVIGYCFLRPLRHHAVAGTRELLLRAAGTVVLWLAGLLGLSALARHDFPLTIGGDTSEASQDSLGDLFGELLDAVNPTVGFRTDVGPTLFYGLLWILGVLVVALLVSRRTPLPPRLVRYHEPVRPAAHAMLMLLLAYVAVGLVIGIVVAAAKGHAAETLAVLLLGLPNVSWLALGVGIGGSWEGKVEGPFGLPMPQILDAVLRDGGGSTDLSTVDLSSLAAEDARAWWLLPIAVVLVLAAAFAAAVRSPARTKLWQHSLRMGIAFAVTMLVVAPLTLVEARFGLSILGIGDLEALGGEVLLRPDVWKTVGFALLWGLVLGFLGGLLASRVHRKGEAEKK; this is encoded by the coding sequence GTGGACAGCGTGAGCAGTCGGCTCTCCACCTCAGCGAGCCCCGTGACCCCGACCGGGCTCTTCGTACGCGTCGGCGTCCAGGCACTGGCAGCGGTGGTCGCCGGGTACGTCGCCATGGGCGTCGTCGCCGGACTCGGCCTCTGGGCCGCGGGCGCCGCCGACCTGCCGGGCGGCTTCACCGCCGTCCTCGCCGCGGTCGTCGTCATGGCCGCGGGCGGCAAGGTCGACCTCTCCGGCGACGCCGGAGACCTCGCGGGAACCCAGGCCGAACTGACCGCGATGCCCCTCACCGTCACCCTGGTGGGCGCACTCGTCATCGGCTACTGCTTCCTCCGCCCCCTGCGCCACCACGCGGTCGCGGGCACCCGTGAACTCCTGCTCCGCGCCGCGGGGACCGTCGTCCTCTGGCTGGCCGGCCTCCTGGGCCTCTCCGCCCTCGCCCGGCACGACTTCCCGCTCACGATCGGCGGAGACACCTCGGAGGCGTCGCAGGATTCCCTCGGGGACCTCTTCGGCGAGCTCCTCGACGCCGTCAACCCCACGGTGGGCTTCCGTACCGACGTCGGGCCCACCCTCTTCTACGGGCTCCTGTGGATCCTCGGCGTGCTCGTCGTCGCCCTCCTGGTGTCCCGCAGAACCCCGCTGCCGCCCCGCCTCGTCCGCTACCACGAGCCCGTCCGGCCCGCCGCCCACGCGATGCTCATGCTCCTCCTCGCGTACGTGGCCGTGGGCCTGGTCATCGGGATCGTCGTCGCGGCGGCCAAGGGCCATGCGGCGGAGACCCTCGCCGTCCTCCTGCTCGGCCTGCCCAACGTGTCCTGGCTCGCGCTCGGCGTCGGCATCGGCGGCTCGTGGGAGGGCAAGGTCGAGGGCCCGTTCGGCCTTCCCATGCCCCAGATCCTCGACGCCGTCCTCCGCGACGGCGGCGGCAGCACCGACCTGTCCACGGTCGACCTTTCCTCGCTCGCCGCGGAGGACGCGAGGGCCTGGTGGCTGCTGCCCATCGCGGTCGTCCTGGTCCTCGCCGCGGCCTTCGCGGCGGCGGTCCGCTCCCCGGCCAGGACCAAGCTCTGGCAGCACTCCCTGCGCATGGGCATCGCCTTCGCCGTGACGATGCTGGTCGTCGCCCCCCTCACCCTGGTCGAGGCCCGCTTCGGTCTCTCGATCCTCGGCATCGGCGACCTCGAGGCACTGGGCGGCGAGGTGCTGCTGCGCCCGGACGTCTGGAAGACGGTCGGCTTCGCCCTCCTCTGGGGTCTCGTCCTCGGCTTCCTCGGCGGCCTCCTCGCCTCCCGGGTCCACCGCAAGGGCGAGGCGGAGAAGAAGTAG
- a CDS encoding DUF6777 domain-containing protein — MGPERKKGKNVTSHPPSGPPSGPPSVPPSGPPSGPLSEPGNRPGTGGGPPPPPGPPSGGGPGGGSSGGGGAPGGGGPSGGGGPSGGDAGKGGGGGPWWRSVPKVASATAVLVAGVALAVVLTNQPGDTNGSTGSGGGEVFLQNAAASGPDPFTQSTARTGAASASPPSLPPRTATAEAGTPQVSGSTPGLYGGTQSVASCDVEQQVRYLSAQPAKNAAFAGVLDIEPNAVPGYLRSLTPLQLRADTRVTNHGFRDGAATSYQATLQSGTAVLVDGRGVPRVRCACGNPLTEPVAQKAPKTTGTPWQGYNSSQVVVVAPSVTVVNVFVVYDPEDDGWFARKHGDTGTQDKPTPPPPPPPSHSKPPSESPSTSASTSPSDSTSPSDSPSSPSDSTSPADESPSSESPPAEESPAPESSPATDESAELTTTSPAAESASVLPPSSPQSQSQPPSPSLPLSDAPSVPQSASGSAPGSVQGAGPGAAPVI, encoded by the coding sequence ATGGGCCCGGAACGGAAGAAAGGGAAAAACGTGACTTCCCACCCGCCGTCAGGCCCTCCGTCCGGCCCTCCGTCGGTACCGCCGTCAGGCCCGCCCTCCGGCCCCTTGTCGGAACCGGGCAACCGCCCCGGGACCGGCGGCGGCCCCCCGCCACCTCCCGGCCCGCCCTCGGGCGGCGGCCCGGGCGGCGGCTCGTCCGGCGGAGGCGGCGCGCCCGGCGGAGGCGGCCCGTCCGGCGGAGGCGGCCCGTCCGGCGGCGACGCCGGCAAGGGCGGCGGTGGCGGCCCGTGGTGGCGCTCCGTCCCGAAGGTCGCGTCGGCCACCGCCGTCCTCGTGGCGGGCGTGGCCCTGGCCGTCGTCCTGACCAACCAGCCCGGCGACACGAACGGCTCGACCGGATCCGGCGGCGGCGAGGTCTTCCTCCAGAACGCCGCCGCGTCCGGCCCCGACCCGTTCACCCAGTCGACGGCCCGCACCGGCGCCGCCTCCGCCTCGCCGCCCTCGCTGCCGCCCCGTACCGCGACGGCCGAGGCCGGCACGCCGCAGGTGTCGGGCTCGACACCCGGCCTCTACGGCGGAACCCAGTCGGTCGCGAGCTGCGACGTCGAGCAGCAGGTGCGCTACCTCTCCGCCCAGCCTGCGAAGAACGCGGCCTTCGCCGGGGTCCTCGACATCGAGCCCAACGCGGTCCCCGGCTATCTCCGCTCCCTGACCCCGCTTCAGCTCCGGGCCGACACCCGCGTGACGAACCACGGCTTCCGGGACGGCGCCGCCACCTCGTACCAGGCGACCCTCCAGAGCGGGACCGCGGTCCTGGTCGACGGCCGCGGCGTACCGCGCGTCCGCTGCGCGTGCGGCAATCCGCTGACCGAACCGGTGGCGCAGAAGGCGCCGAAGACGACGGGCACGCCCTGGCAGGGGTACAACTCCTCGCAGGTCGTGGTCGTGGCCCCGTCGGTGACGGTCGTGAACGTCTTCGTCGTGTACGACCCCGAGGACGACGGCTGGTTCGCCCGGAAGCACGGCGACACCGGCACGCAGGACAAGCCCACTCCGCCGCCGCCTCCGCCGCCGTCGCACTCGAAGCCGCCCTCCGAGTCGCCGTCCACCTCGGCCTCCACGTCCCCGTCGGACTCGACGTCCCCGTCGGACTCCCCGTCCTCGCCGTCCGACTCGACGAGCCCGGCCGACGAGTCGCCGTCGTCCGAGTCGCCGCCGGCGGAGGAGTCGCCCGCTCCGGAGTCCAGTCCGGCCACCGACGAGTCCGCGGAGCTGACGACGACCTCGCCGGCGGCCGAGTCGGCGTCGGTGCTCCCCCCGTCGTCCCCGCAGAGCCAGTCCCAGCCCCCGTCCCCGTCGCTGCCCCTGTCGGACGCGCCGTCCGTCCCGCAGTCGGCGTCGGGCTCGGCACCGGGCTCAGTCCAGGGGGCCGGTCCGGGCGCCGCGCCCGTCATCTGA
- a CDS encoding TetR/AcrR family transcriptional regulator, which yields MPKGVTGRRPRTRAALLKAALEAFAEHGFHATTIEQICERAGYTRGAYYSNFASKEELFLALFDEHSDRTVRRLADEIDALTAEEYTLARLAELAARIEPDERDWYLVTTEFTLHAIRDRQAAWVLARHDERLRAEIARGLTLVLRRAGRELTVDADRFARLIVALREGGLAQSYVEPAALPPGSLEREFLAPLLEVSTRELPVPEGQSNRSGSDAVI from the coding sequence GTGCCGAAAGGTGTCACCGGGCGACGGCCCCGCACGCGCGCGGCGCTTCTGAAAGCCGCCCTGGAGGCCTTCGCCGAGCACGGTTTCCACGCCACGACGATCGAGCAGATCTGTGAGCGCGCGGGTTACACGCGGGGCGCGTACTACTCGAACTTCGCCAGCAAGGAAGAGCTCTTCCTCGCGCTCTTCGACGAGCACAGCGACCGGACCGTACGACGGCTCGCCGACGAGATCGACGCGCTGACCGCCGAGGAGTACACGCTGGCGCGGCTGGCGGAGCTCGCCGCCCGGATCGAGCCGGACGAGCGGGACTGGTACCTGGTCACCACCGAGTTCACTTTGCACGCCATTCGCGACCGGCAGGCCGCCTGGGTGCTCGCGCGTCACGACGAGCGGCTGCGCGCCGAGATCGCCCGCGGTCTCACCCTCGTCCTGCGCCGGGCCGGGCGGGAACTGACCGTGGACGCCGACCGGTTCGCCCGGCTCATCGTGGCCCTGCGGGAGGGCGGACTCGCGCAGAGCTACGTCGAACCGGCGGCGCTGCCGCCGGGGAGCCTCGAACGCGAGTTCCTCGCCCCGCTCCTGGAGGTGTCGACGCGGGAACTCCCCGTCCCCGAAGGTCAGTCGAACAGGTCCGGGTCGGACGCGGTGATCTGA
- a CDS encoding serine/threonine-protein kinase — protein sequence MAGGAQDAELPAGRPSGLLGKEIAGYRVESEIGRGGMAVVYRARDLRLDRTVALKLLAPELARNDTFRKRFAHESRVAASIDHPHIVPVFDAGETEGVLYIAMRYVAGQDLVALLHREGPLPPAKAGRIAIQVASALDAAHAHDLVHRDVKPGNILVAEGTDRDHPEHVYLTDFGLTKKSLSLTGFTTVGEFVGTLDYVAPEQISGKPVDGRCDVYSLACVVFETLVGAPPFRRDTDWAVLWAQQYDPPPPLSEVRPGLPEAADAVFARALAKSPEERYGTCLEFVAELRAALAGPGAAGGSVVTSRTRRPGPPPAPPVWARPVFREL from the coding sequence ATGGCCGGCGGCGCGCAGGACGCGGAGCTCCCGGCGGGCCGGCCCTCGGGGCTCCTCGGCAAGGAGATCGCGGGCTACCGCGTGGAGAGCGAGATCGGACGCGGGGGCATGGCCGTCGTGTACCGGGCGCGCGACCTGCGCCTGGACCGGACGGTGGCCCTGAAGCTCCTCGCGCCCGAACTGGCCCGCAACGACACCTTCCGCAAACGCTTCGCGCACGAGTCACGGGTCGCCGCCTCCATCGACCACCCCCACATCGTGCCGGTCTTCGACGCCGGCGAGACGGAGGGCGTCCTGTACATCGCGATGCGGTACGTGGCAGGGCAGGACCTGGTGGCCCTGCTCCACCGCGAGGGGCCACTGCCGCCCGCGAAAGCGGGGCGGATCGCCATCCAGGTGGCCTCCGCCCTGGACGCGGCGCACGCGCACGACCTGGTGCACCGGGACGTGAAGCCGGGCAACATCCTGGTGGCCGAGGGCACCGACCGTGACCATCCGGAGCACGTCTACCTCACGGACTTCGGGCTGACGAAGAAGTCGCTCTCGCTGACCGGGTTCACGACCGTGGGCGAGTTCGTCGGCACCCTGGACTACGTGGCGCCGGAGCAGATCTCGGGCAAGCCCGTCGACGGCCGGTGCGACGTCTACAGCCTCGCGTGCGTGGTCTTCGAGACCCTGGTCGGCGCGCCGCCCTTCCGGCGCGACACGGACTGGGCGGTGCTGTGGGCGCAGCAGTACGATCCGCCGCCGCCCCTCTCCGAAGTGCGCCCGGGGCTGCCGGAGGCGGCGGACGCGGTCTTCGCGAGGGCGCTGGCGAAGTCCCCCGAAGAGCGGTACGGGACGTGTCTGGAGTTCGTCGCGGAGCTGCGGGCTGCACTGGCCGGCCCGGGCGCGGCCGGGGGCTCCGTGGTCACGTCGCGCACCCGACGGCCCGGACCGCCGCCGGCACCGCCGGTGTGGGCACGGCCCGTCTTCCGGGAGCTCTGA